In Streptomyces sp. NBC_00878, a single window of DNA contains:
- a CDS encoding LacI family DNA-binding transcriptional regulator, with product MDYRTGQRIVAETARRTESRYGNRPTMKDVAARAGVGLKTVSRVVNGEPGVTPDTERRVQEAIDALGFRRNDSARVLRKGRTASIGLVLEDLADPFYGPLSRAVEEVARAHGALLINGSSAEDPDREQELVLALCARRVDGLVVIPAGDDHRYLEPEIKAGVATVFVDRPAGQIDADVVLSDSFGGARDGVAHLIAHGHRRIGFIGDMPRIHTSAERLRGYRAAMEDAGIPVEDAWMSLGVTDPQRVRTATEDMLSGSSPVTAIFAGNNRVTVTVVRVLAERPRSVALVGFDDIELADLLQPGVTVVAQDAAQLGRTAAERLFRQLDGSLVLPERIELPTRLITRGSGELPPAD from the coding sequence ATGGACTACAGGACAGGACAGCGCATCGTGGCCGAGACCGCACGCCGAACCGAGAGCCGCTACGGCAACCGTCCGACGATGAAGGACGTCGCGGCGCGTGCCGGGGTCGGCCTGAAGACGGTATCGCGTGTAGTCAACGGCGAGCCCGGAGTCACCCCGGACACCGAGCGCCGCGTACAGGAAGCGATCGACGCGCTGGGCTTCCGGCGCAACGACAGCGCGCGGGTGCTCCGCAAGGGGCGCACGGCGAGCATCGGCCTCGTACTGGAAGATCTCGCGGACCCGTTCTACGGCCCGCTGAGCCGTGCGGTGGAGGAAGTTGCCCGCGCCCACGGCGCCCTGTTGATCAACGGCTCCAGCGCCGAGGACCCGGACCGCGAGCAGGAGCTGGTCCTCGCGCTGTGCGCGCGCCGCGTGGACGGGCTCGTCGTCATCCCGGCCGGTGACGACCACCGCTATCTGGAGCCCGAGATAAAGGCGGGGGTCGCCACGGTCTTCGTGGACCGCCCGGCCGGCCAGATCGACGCGGACGTCGTGCTCTCCGACAGCTTCGGCGGTGCGCGCGACGGCGTCGCCCACCTCATCGCGCACGGCCATCGCCGGATCGGGTTCATCGGTGACATGCCGCGCATCCACACCTCCGCCGAGCGTCTGCGCGGCTACCGCGCCGCCATGGAGGACGCCGGGATCCCGGTCGAGGACGCCTGGATGTCCCTGGGCGTCACCGACCCGCAGCGGGTACGCACGGCGACCGAGGACATGCTGTCCGGTTCCTCCCCCGTCACCGCGATCTTCGCGGGCAACAACCGGGTGACGGTCACCGTCGTACGGGTCCTCGCCGAGCGGCCCCGCTCCGTCGCCCTGGTCGGTTTCGACGACATCGAGCTCGCCGATCTTCTCCAGCCCGGGGTCACCGTTGTCGCCCAGGACGCCGCGCAGCTCGGCCGTACCGCCGCCGAGCGCCTGTTCCGTCAGCTCGACGGCTCCCTCGTCCTGCCTGAACGCATCGAGCTCCCGACGCGTCTGATCACCCGCGGCTCGGGCGAACTGCCGCCCGCGGACTGA
- a CDS encoding ROK family protein, which yields MHTDLVAALDIGGTKIAGALVDGHGRILLRAQRPTPAQEDGDTVMAAVDAVLGELTVSPLWSRATAVGIGSAGPVDASAGTVSPVNVPGWRDYPLVERVRAAASGLPVELIGDGVAITAAEHWQGAARGHDNALCMVVSTGVGGGLVLGGQLHPGPTGNAGHIGHISVELNGDPCPCGSRGCVERIASGPNIARRAVEGGWRPGAEGDASAAAVAAAARAGDPVAVASFERAAQALAAGIAATATLVEIDIAVIGGGVGKAGDVLFTPLRAALRDYATLSFVQRLTVTPAQMGTDAGLVGAAAAALSRRPSATTAGVGG from the coding sequence ATGCACACCGACCTCGTGGCCGCGCTCGACATCGGCGGCACCAAGATCGCCGGAGCGCTGGTGGACGGCCACGGCCGGATCCTGCTGCGCGCCCAGCGACCGACGCCCGCGCAGGAGGACGGCGACACCGTCATGGCGGCCGTCGACGCCGTGCTCGGCGAGCTGACCGTCTCGCCGCTGTGGAGCCGTGCCACGGCCGTCGGCATCGGCAGCGCGGGCCCGGTGGACGCCTCCGCGGGCACCGTGAGCCCCGTGAACGTACCCGGCTGGCGCGACTACCCCCTGGTCGAGCGGGTCAGGGCCGCCGCGAGCGGGCTTCCCGTCGAGCTGATCGGCGACGGCGTGGCGATCACCGCGGCCGAGCACTGGCAGGGCGCGGCCCGCGGACACGACAACGCGCTCTGCATGGTCGTCTCCACCGGCGTCGGAGGCGGCCTGGTGCTGGGCGGGCAGCTGCACCCCGGGCCCACGGGCAACGCCGGTCACATCGGCCACATCAGCGTGGAGCTCAACGGCGACCCCTGCCCGTGCGGGTCCCGCGGCTGTGTGGAGCGCATCGCGAGCGGTCCGAACATCGCGCGCCGCGCCGTCGAGGGCGGCTGGCGGCCCGGGGCCGAGGGTGACGCCTCCGCCGCCGCGGTGGCCGCCGCCGCCCGCGCCGGCGATCCCGTCGCGGTGGCGTCCTTCGAGCGGGCCGCGCAGGCGCTGGCCGCCGGTATCGCGGCGACCGCGACCCTGGTGGAGATCGACATCGCGGTGATCGGCGGGGGAGTGGGGAAGGCGGGTGACGTCCTGTTCACGCCCTTGCGTGCCGCGCTGCGTGACTACGCCACGTTGTCGTTCGTGCAGCGGCTCACCGTGACGCCCGCGCAGATGGGTACGGATGCGGGGCTTGTCGGCGCGGCCGCGGCGGCTCTCAGCCGTCGGCCGAGCGCTACAACCGCGGGGGTTGGTGGCTGA
- a CDS encoding NPCBM/NEW2 domain-containing protein, with product MRHLPTRTTRRRAVGALTAGLLGALGLTGPVLTANAEAPTGASTVTSAALAAPAADDSLALTPPMGFNNWNSTHCRAEFNEDMVKGIADIFVDKGLKSAGYEYVNLDDCWALPARDANGKLVPDPARFPGGIKAVADYVHAKGLKLGIYTSAGTKTCNDAGFPGSLGHEYSDAQQFADWGVDYLKYDNCNNQGVDAKQRYTTMRDALKAASGTTGRPIVYSICEWGENKPWEWAADVGQLWRTTGDISDNWGSMLSIMKQNLPLTQYAGPGRWNDPDMLEVGNGGMTDTEYRTHFSMWSIMAAPLLIGSDLRSASDETFDILGNKEVIAVDQDPLGKQGAVLSSEGGRWVVAKEMKDGSRVVALFNETGSPQRIATNAKAVGLPEADAYKLRDLWQHKSYNTAGAISATVPAHGTILVRVSADGRWAKNPPAVELGLDGSTLTEAGKPTALTTSVTDLGRTPAKRVSVSLTGPEGWKVNAKSPTTAGSLPTGRALRTKWTVTAPVGTPPGSYDLTLKAKYRSPSGARAESVLPLTASVAVAPPSGTSQLGDLPWLSALNGWGPVERNTSNGEDAAGDGTPLTINGVVYATGLGVHADSTVEFYTGKACETVTAQVGVDDEEGTDGSIAFEIWADGTKAASTGVLTNADAAQAISADVSGAQVVRLVVTDGGNGITSDHGDWADAQLTC from the coding sequence ATGCGTCACCTTCCCACCCGCACGACTCGCCGAAGAGCGGTCGGCGCGCTCACCGCGGGGCTGCTCGGCGCCCTGGGGCTGACCGGCCCGGTCCTGACCGCCAACGCCGAAGCACCGACCGGAGCATCGACCGTCACGTCAGCGGCACTGGCCGCACCGGCCGCGGACGACAGCCTCGCCCTCACCCCGCCCATGGGCTTCAACAACTGGAACTCCACGCACTGCCGTGCGGAGTTCAACGAGGACATGGTCAAGGGGATCGCGGACATCTTCGTCGACAAGGGGCTCAAGAGCGCCGGGTACGAGTACGTCAACCTCGACGACTGCTGGGCGCTGCCCGCCCGTGACGCCAACGGCAAGCTGGTGCCGGACCCGGCCCGCTTCCCGGGCGGGATCAAGGCGGTCGCGGACTACGTACACGCCAAGGGACTCAAGCTCGGCATCTACACCAGCGCGGGCACGAAGACGTGCAACGACGCGGGTTTCCCCGGCTCGCTCGGCCACGAGTACAGCGACGCCCAGCAGTTCGCGGACTGGGGTGTCGACTACCTGAAGTACGACAACTGCAACAACCAGGGCGTGGACGCCAAGCAGCGCTACACGACGATGCGCGACGCCCTGAAGGCCGCCTCCGGGACAACCGGCCGCCCCATCGTCTACAGCATCTGCGAGTGGGGCGAGAACAAGCCCTGGGAGTGGGCGGCGGACGTCGGCCAGCTGTGGCGTACGACCGGGGACATCAGTGACAACTGGGGCTCGATGCTCTCGATCATGAAGCAGAACCTGCCGCTCACGCAGTACGCCGGTCCCGGGCGGTGGAACGACCCCGACATGCTGGAGGTCGGCAACGGCGGGATGACGGACACGGAGTACCGCACGCACTTCTCGATGTGGTCGATCATGGCCGCGCCGCTGCTCATCGGCTCGGACCTGCGGTCCGCCTCCGACGAGACCTTCGACATCCTCGGCAACAAGGAAGTCATCGCGGTCGACCAGGACCCGCTCGGCAAGCAGGGCGCCGTGCTCTCCTCCGAAGGCGGCCGGTGGGTCGTCGCCAAGGAGATGAAGGACGGCAGCCGCGTGGTCGCCCTCTTCAACGAGACCGGCAGCCCCCAGCGCATCGCCACGAACGCGAAGGCCGTCGGACTGCCCGAGGCGGACGCCTACAAGCTGCGCGACCTGTGGCAGCACAAGAGCTACAACACGGCCGGCGCGATCTCGGCGACCGTCCCCGCCCACGGCACGATCCTCGTCCGCGTCTCGGCCGACGGCCGCTGGGCCAAGAACCCGCCCGCCGTCGAACTCGGCCTGGACGGCAGCACGTTGACCGAAGCGGGCAAGCCGACCGCCTTGACGACATCGGTCACCGACCTGGGCCGCACGCCCGCGAAGCGCGTCTCCGTCTCCCTGACCGGACCCGAGGGCTGGAAGGTGAACGCCAAGTCGCCGACCACGGCAGGCTCCCTCCCGACCGGCAGGGCGCTGCGCACCAAGTGGACGGTGACCGCGCCCGTCGGCACGCCCCCGGGGTCGTACGACCTGACGTTGAAGGCGAAGTACCGCTCTCCGAGCGGGGCGCGGGCCGAGAGCGTGCTGCCCCTGACGGCGTCCGTCGCCGTGGCCCCGCCCTCCGGCACCTCGCAGCTCGGCGACCTTCCCTGGCTGTCGGCGCTCAACGGCTGGGGTCCCGTTGAGCGCAACACCAGCAACGGCGAGGACGCGGCGGGCGACGGCACGCCCCTCACCATCAACGGTGTCGTGTACGCCACCGGGCTCGGCGTCCACGCGGACAGCACCGTCGAGTTCTACACCGGCAAGGCCTGCGAGACCGTCACCGCACAGGTCGGCGTCGACGACGAGGAGGGCACCGACGGGTCCATAGCCTTCGAGATCTGGGCCGACGGCACGAAGGCCGCATCGACCGGCGTACTCACCAACGCCGACGCGGCGCAGGCCATTTCGGCCGACGTGAGCGGAGCACAGGTGGTACGTCTCGTCGTCACGGACGGCGGCAACGGAATCACCTCGGACCACGGCGACTGGGCAGACGCACAACTCACCTGCTGA
- a CDS encoding NUDIX hydrolase: protein MIVWINGAFGAGKTTTARELIDLIPNSTVFDPEFIGAELTQLLPAKRLAEVGDFQDLPIWRRLVVDTAAAMLAELGGVLVVPMTLLRQDYRDEIFGGLASRRIAVHHVLLAPAETILRARIADREIPPDLPDGEIRVRQWSYDHIEPYHAALAGWLTADAHPVDTSALTPYEAAVRIAEAVSGGTVPVCDIVQTPEPTSETVAAGVLLFDEQDRVLLVDPTYKAGWEFPGGVVESGEAPARAGIREVAEETGIQLVDVPSLLVVDWEPPVPPAYGGLRLLYDGGRLQGDEARRMLLPGPELRAWRFVTEEEAAGLLPPVRYERLRWALRARERGAALYLEAGVPKG from the coding sequence GTGATCGTTTGGATCAACGGTGCGTTCGGTGCGGGGAAGACGACCACCGCACGGGAACTGATCGACCTGATCCCGAACAGCACAGTCTTCGACCCCGAGTTCATCGGTGCCGAGCTGACGCAGCTCCTGCCCGCCAAGCGCCTCGCCGAGGTCGGCGACTTCCAGGACCTGCCGATCTGGCGACGGCTCGTGGTCGACACCGCGGCCGCGATGCTCGCCGAACTCGGGGGCGTACTCGTGGTCCCCATGACACTGCTCCGTCAGGACTACCGCGACGAGATCTTCGGCGGACTGGCATCCCGCAGGATCGCGGTGCACCATGTGCTCCTCGCCCCGGCGGAAACGATCCTGCGGGCGCGAATAGCCGACCGGGAGATACCGCCCGACCTCCCCGACGGGGAGATACGGGTGCGGCAGTGGTCGTACGACCACATCGAGCCCTACCACGCCGCCCTGGCCGGCTGGCTCACCGCCGACGCCCACCCGGTCGACACCAGCGCGCTCACTCCCTACGAGGCTGCCGTGCGCATCGCCGAGGCCGTGAGCGGCGGAACCGTCCCCGTCTGCGACATCGTGCAGACCCCCGAGCCCACCTCGGAGACCGTCGCCGCGGGCGTACTCCTCTTCGACGAGCAGGACCGGGTGCTGCTCGTCGACCCGACCTACAAGGCCGGCTGGGAGTTCCCGGGCGGCGTCGTCGAATCCGGCGAGGCACCCGCGCGCGCGGGCATCCGCGAGGTCGCCGAGGAGACGGGCATCCAACTCGTCGACGTACCAAGCCTGTTGGTCGTCGACTGGGAGCCTCCCGTACCGCCCGCCTACGGCGGACTGCGCCTCCTCTACGACGGCGGCCGGCTCCAGGGCGATGAGGCCCGGCGGATGCTGCTGCCGGGCCCCGAACTGCGCGCCTGGCGCTTCGTCACCGAGGAGGAGGCCGCCGGACTGCTGCCGCCCGTCCGCTACGAGCGACTGCGCTGGGCGCTGCGCGCACGGGAACGGGGAGCCGCGCTGTACCTGGAAGCCGGGGTTCCCAAGGGGTAG